A single window of Rhizobium sp. CCGE531 DNA harbors:
- a CDS encoding cytochrome b, whose product MIEHPRKSGIMKYPLSMRVLHWLRAALILGLLASGWYMTRLPEDAVATSGFLYPNHKQFGVLVWLLALVHLILCWQYTTSLPNTPSNLAPWEKWLAHVTHRLIVVLTLITPLLGYSMSSSFTQSDGVPFFFISQIPELLPKNDAAFAIFQMLHRYSAYILLTCILLHVAGTLKHRLTDKGGDTDVLPRML is encoded by the coding sequence ATGATTGAACACCCGCGCAAAAGCGGCATTATGAAATATCCGTTATCAATGCGGGTTCTTCACTGGCTGCGTGCAGCTCTAATCCTGGGTTTGCTGGCATCCGGCTGGTATATGACCCGGCTTCCGGAGGACGCCGTCGCGACATCAGGCTTTTTGTATCCCAACCACAAGCAGTTTGGCGTTCTGGTTTGGCTTCTGGCATTGGTGCATCTCATCTTGTGCTGGCAATATACGACCTCTCTTCCCAACACGCCTTCGAACTTGGCACCCTGGGAAAAATGGCTCGCGCATGTCACGCACCGACTTATCGTTGTCCTGACATTGATCACTCCGTTGCTTGGCTATTCCATGTCGAGCAGCTTCACGCAGAGCGATGGCGTACCTTTCTTTTTCATTTCCCAAATTCCAGAACTCCTGCCCAAGAACGATGCAGCATTCGCGATATTTCAAATGCTGCATAGGTACAGCGCCTACATTCTTTTGACCTGTATCCTTCTGCATGTCGCGGGCACATTGAAGCACAGGCTGACGGACAAGGGTGGAGACACGGATGTACTCCCGCGGATGCTGTAG
- a CDS encoding ATP-binding protein, with amino-acid sequence MIKRLNGYIVKAMLIVALIAFIVTYLGITIYYVWVEQWLYPDIIDETKWQISDFVLIGIILAIGLVVASIAGWRLTKTIVEPLEAVASAARAIAEGDFTARAPKVRPAFHEAHALVEDFNSMAERLSKAEAELKYSNSSIAHELRTPLTILRGRLQGLLDGTFEPSSDLYVRLIAHVDDLSTIVEELRTLALSSAGKLDLELDTVDLAREVRGILESIAEELRRAGITLDGYFAPAVSMADRTKIRQAVLALLENCRRYAPGSKVELHTGQKLDYVFIRIADNGPGLKDMGRERAFERFWRADESRTRALGGSGLGLSVVRGIAIAHGGEALIVDQQGPGLAIEIRLPLKHVQA; translated from the coding sequence ATGATTAAGAGACTGAACGGCTACATCGTTAAGGCGATGCTCATCGTGGCGCTGATCGCCTTCATCGTCACCTATCTAGGCATCACCATCTACTATGTTTGGGTGGAGCAATGGCTTTATCCCGATATCATTGATGAAACCAAATGGCAGATCAGTGACTTCGTCCTGATCGGCATAATTCTCGCGATTGGCCTCGTGGTGGCCTCCATTGCCGGCTGGCGTCTTACAAAGACGATAGTCGAGCCTCTGGAAGCAGTTGCCTCCGCCGCGCGAGCGATCGCGGAAGGCGATTTCACGGCGAGAGCACCAAAAGTCCGGCCTGCTTTCCACGAGGCTCACGCTTTGGTCGAGGACTTCAATTCAATGGCGGAGCGCCTGAGCAAAGCGGAAGCCGAGCTCAAATATTCCAACTCGTCCATTGCCCACGAGCTGCGCACCCCGCTGACCATTCTTCGCGGACGACTGCAGGGTTTGCTTGATGGGACATTCGAGCCGAGCTCGGATCTTTACGTTCGGCTGATCGCGCACGTAGACGATTTGTCCACGATCGTCGAGGAGCTGCGCACGCTGGCACTGAGTAGTGCCGGAAAACTGGATCTCGAACTCGATACGGTTGATCTGGCAAGGGAGGTGAGGGGCATTCTCGAATCCATCGCGGAAGAACTGAGACGCGCTGGAATAACATTGGACGGCTATTTCGCGCCGGCGGTCTCGATGGCTGATCGGACCAAGATCCGGCAAGCCGTGTTGGCATTGCTGGAGAATTGTCGCCGATATGCGCCAGGCAGCAAGGTTGAATTGCACACTGGGCAGAAGTTGGATTACGTTTTCATACGGATCGCGGATAATGGGCCAGGGCTGAAGGACATGGGCCGCGAACGCGCCTTCGAACGATTTTGGCGCGCTGATGAATCCCGGACACGCGCTCTAGGTGGTTCAGGATTGGGTCTTTCCGTTGTGCGCGGAATAGCTATAGCACATGGCGGCGAGGCGCTTATCGTCGATCAGCAGGGTCCTGGATTGGCGATCGAAATTCGTTTGCCGTTGAAGCACGTCCAAGCATAG
- a CDS encoding ABC transporter ATP-binding protein: MHHDTPDHEDYGYSDLAMQHASLSRVLSLFRPYRGRIACVGLLMAVASAVGLVGPFLLRAIIDTALPQRDLSLLVWLAAGMVAVALASSGIAALQVILSSRIGQAILHDLRVRLYSHLQSLSLRFFTGTRVGEVQSRIASDIAGLQSLVTDTANELGRSLSSVLMTAVAIALLDWRLALFVLLIVPGTMLISSRVARMREALTYAQQARAADMSAAVQETLSISGIILARTMGRGSHLSQRFARISRDLAKLEVKSHTAGEWQWSLISFSLAVLPAMTLLAGGVLIQTDNPVTIGTLVAMIALQEQLLWPFEQLLEIGRDMRKTRALFARIFEYLDKPVEITERADPVSVPRTEMRGEVRLDHVSFAYREGNRPAVHDLNLTIAAGTHVAIVGPTGSGKTTLGYLLARLYDVDSGAIRFDGVDLRDLSFQSLSDMLGVVSQEPYLLHTSVAENLRFAKSDATEAELVEAAKIAQIHDHIASLPQGYDTLVGEGGYRFSGGEKQRLVLARTILRNPPILLLDEATSALDTRTERAMSIALDKMSKGRTTITIAHRLSTIRRADLIVVMQAGRIVEQGMHDELAASGGLYAGLLRGA, translated from the coding sequence ATGCATCACGACACCCCCGATCATGAAGACTACGGCTATTCCGACCTGGCCATGCAGCATGCCTCGCTCTCACGAGTACTGTCGCTCTTTCGGCCCTATCGCGGACGTATCGCCTGTGTCGGGCTGCTGATGGCTGTCGCCTCGGCGGTTGGCCTGGTCGGCCCCTTTCTGTTGCGTGCGATCATCGACACCGCCCTGCCACAGCGCGATCTGAGCCTGTTGGTTTGGCTGGCCGCGGGCATGGTAGCGGTCGCGCTGGCTTCGTCTGGAATCGCGGCGCTGCAGGTTATCCTTTCGTCCCGTATCGGGCAGGCGATCCTGCACGACCTGCGCGTGCGGCTCTATTCGCATCTGCAAAGTCTGTCACTGCGGTTTTTCACCGGCACGCGGGTGGGCGAGGTGCAGTCGCGCATCGCCAGCGACATCGCCGGGCTGCAATCGCTGGTGACCGACACCGCGAACGAACTTGGCCGCTCGCTCAGCTCGGTTCTCATGACCGCCGTCGCCATTGCGCTGCTCGACTGGCGGCTCGCGCTGTTCGTGCTTCTGATCGTACCGGGGACGATGCTGATCAGCAGCCGCGTGGCCCGGATGCGGGAAGCGCTGACCTATGCACAGCAGGCTCGCGCCGCCGACATGTCGGCGGCCGTGCAGGAGACGCTTTCCATATCGGGCATCATCCTTGCGCGCACAATGGGCCGCGGCTCGCATCTGTCACAACGCTTCGCCCGCATTTCGCGCGACCTAGCCAAGCTCGAGGTGAAGTCCCACACAGCCGGCGAGTGGCAATGGTCGTTGATCAGTTTCTCGTTGGCGGTGCTGCCGGCGATGACGCTGCTGGCGGGTGGGGTGCTGATTCAGACCGACAACCCTGTCACGATCGGCACGCTGGTCGCAATGATTGCGCTGCAGGAGCAGCTCTTGTGGCCATTCGAGCAATTGTTGGAAATTGGCCGCGACATGCGTAAGACCCGCGCCCTCTTCGCGCGCATCTTCGAATATCTCGACAAGCCGGTCGAGATTACCGAACGGGCCGACCCGGTCAGCGTGCCGCGCACGGAAATGCGTGGCGAGGTGCGACTTGACCACGTCAGCTTCGCCTATCGCGAAGGCAATCGCCCCGCGGTCCACGACCTCAACCTGACCATTGCCGCTGGCACCCATGTCGCCATAGTCGGCCCCACCGGCTCGGGAAAGACGACGCTCGGATATTTGCTGGCGCGGCTTTACGACGTGGACAGTGGCGCAATCCGCTTCGATGGCGTCGACCTGCGCGATCTCAGCTTCCAGTCGCTGTCGGACATGCTGGGCGTGGTGTCGCAGGAACCCTATCTGCTGCACACGTCGGTGGCGGAGAACCTACGCTTTGCCAAATCGGATGCGACCGAGGCGGAGCTGGTCGAGGCCGCGAAGATCGCCCAAATCCATGATCATATCGCGTCGCTGCCACAAGGCTACGACACATTGGTCGGCGAAGGCGGCTATCGCTTTTCGGGCGGTGAGAAGCAGCGCCTCGTGCTGGCTCGCACCATCTTGCGCAACCCGCCTATTCTTCTGTTGGACGAGGCGACCAGCGCTCTGGACACCCGTACTGAGCGCGCCATGTCGATAGCGCTGGACAAAATGTCCAAGGGGCGCACCACGATCACCATCGCGCATCGACTTTCAACCATCCGTCGGGCCGACCTGATTGTGGTGATGCAGGCCGGACGCATTGTCGAACAGGGCATGCATGACGAGCTCGCCGCCTCCGGTGGCCTATATGCCGGCCTACTTCGAGGGGCTTGA
- a CDS encoding ATP-binding protein, whose protein sequence is MIGDLNSPIVRAMIGLTLLAFAVVYFGLLAYFSFIYDWLYPDATYDESWHLSDTLALGLLLGACVLAASLFGWRLACRIIIPVKSVAGAARMIAKGDFSARAVLPGNSFGEAGDLVADFNQMAKRLQRAEAELKYSNSAIAHELRTPLTILRGRLQGLLDGAFVPSPELYRRLIAHVDDLSAIVEELRTLALNNAGQLALQCSRIDLAVEAERAINSLEDQLTMAGITISRQLDSAVATGDRARLRQAIVAVLDNCRRYAPLAQVHIETGRTDQHVFFRCTDTGPGLSAENRVRAFERFWRADCSRGRSLGGSGLGLPIVKAIAQAHGGDATILSSDRPGLAIEIRLPRGPQQTRTESPDASRHPRS, encoded by the coding sequence ATGATCGGTGACCTGAATTCCCCGATCGTGCGGGCGATGATCGGATTGACCCTTCTGGCGTTCGCGGTCGTCTATTTCGGCCTGCTGGCCTATTTCTCCTTCATCTATGATTGGCTTTATCCGGACGCGACCTATGACGAAAGCTGGCACCTGAGCGACACGCTTGCGCTTGGGCTGCTGCTGGGCGCGTGCGTCCTGGCCGCCTCGCTTTTTGGCTGGCGGCTAGCCTGTCGCATCATCATCCCGGTGAAGTCGGTAGCCGGAGCAGCACGTATGATCGCAAAGGGCGACTTCTCCGCCCGCGCGGTGTTGCCGGGCAACAGTTTCGGCGAGGCGGGTGATCTGGTCGCCGACTTTAACCAGATGGCCAAGCGGTTACAGCGGGCGGAAGCCGAGCTGAAGTACTCGAACTCGGCTATCGCGCATGAATTGCGTACTCCGCTGACAATCCTGCGCGGACGGCTGCAAGGGCTGCTCGACGGCGCTTTCGTGCCCAGTCCCGAACTCTACCGCCGACTGATCGCGCATGTGGATGATCTTTCAGCCATCGTTGAAGAGTTGCGCACTCTGGCATTGAACAATGCAGGGCAGCTTGCGCTGCAATGTTCGCGGATCGACCTGGCGGTGGAGGCCGAACGCGCGATCAATTCTCTCGAAGATCAACTCACTATGGCCGGGATCACGATCTCCCGCCAACTGGACAGCGCCGTCGCCACCGGCGACCGAGCGCGGCTGCGGCAGGCCATTGTCGCCGTCCTGGATAATTGTCGTCGTTACGCACCGTTGGCTCAGGTGCACATCGAGACGGGTCGAACGGATCAGCATGTCTTTTTCCGCTGCACCGATACCGGCCCCGGGCTTTCCGCCGAAAACCGCGTCCGTGCCTTTGAACGCTTCTGGCGCGCCGACTGCTCGCGCGGCCGCAGCCTGGGCGGATCGGGCCTGGGTCTGCCCATCGTCAAGGCTATCGCCCAAGCGCATGGCGGCGATGCAACGATCCTTTCCTCCGATCGGCCTGGCCTTGCCATAGAAATCCGCCTGCCGCGCGGGCCGCAACAAACACGGACTGAATCTCCCGATGCATCACGACACCCCCGATCATGA
- a CDS encoding response regulator transcription factor: MNNALILATEDEPDIAELTEIYFTRESFRVITANDNALGLARHRWLGSDLTIPDFKLPGQDGYRAASWRSPVHVVPGGGNAMALLPVGGPS; the protein is encoded by the coding sequence ATGAACAACGCGCTGATCCTTGCCACCGAAGACGAGCCTGATATCGCCGAGCTCACCGAGATCTATTTCACGCGCGAGAGCTTTCGGGTGATCACGGCAAACGATAACGCCCTCGGGCTCGCCCGGCATCGGTGGCTTGGGTCCGATCTGACGATTCCGGACTTTAAATTGCCGGGCCAGGACGGCTATCGCGCCGCAAGCTGGCGATCGCCAGTCCACGTGGTCCCAGGCGGCGGCAATGCGATGGCGCTGCTGCCGGTTGGAGGACCGTCATGA
- a CDS encoding multidrug efflux RND transporter permease subunit has product MSQFFIDRPIFAWVIAIFITLAGVLAIPQLPVARFPEIAPPSVSIFTTYNGATVQTVSDSVVTPIEKELSSVKNVLYYESTVDSTGGANISVTFKPGTDPELAQVDVQNRLKNAEQRLPEPVRRGGLTVEAAESGFLMILTLKSRNGTTDELTLGDYMTRNLGEELKRLPGVGRVQQFGSERAMRIWVDPAKLAAYGLAMADVTEAIARENAQVSPGRVGDEPTMPGTKISTPLTVRGQLTTPEEFAAIPLRAQADGSRLLLSDIARVELGAQSLNFSVTSNGKPAAAAAIQLSSGANAVQTAAAIEQRLAELQTTMPKDMEVSISYNTAPFVKVSIVKVVQTLIEAMVLVFFVMLLFLQKIRYTLIPAIVAPIALLGTFAVMMVSGYSINVLTMFGMVLAIGIIVDDAIVVVENVERIMTRQGLSPKEATRQAMREISGAIVGITLVLAAVFVPMGMASGSVGAIYRQFTMSMSISILLSAFLALTLTPALCATILKPATGQATSGFFAWFNRWFGRLTARYTGWVGWTLQRGGRMLLVYAALLIIAGIGYMRLPTAFVPQEDQGNFMAMFELPAGATAERTREIVAAYETHTATRPDIAGNIVILGFGFSGSGPNAAQAFTSLKDWSERKTSVNEEIAAAEAAMTDIPEGTAMIMKPPAIESLGTTSGFSLRLEDRANSGPSALKAAENQLIALAATSKLVTDVTSEGLPDGQSIALQIDRQKAQALGVPFSAISDTISTAIGSNYVNDFPNRGNLQQVIVQADASARMRVEDVLRLEVRNIDGGMVPLSEVVSPAWQTSPLQMARYNGYPAARIAGSAAPGVSSGSAMGEMERLARQLPQGFALEWTGQSFQEKQSAAQVPMLLAASMLIVFLVLAALYESWSIPLAVMLIVPLGMLGAVMAVLARGMENDVFFKVGLITIIGLSAKNAILLVEYVRHLRQQGMGRYRAVLQAARLRLRPILMTSLAFILGVIPLMVAQGAGSEIQNAIGTGVFGGMIAATVLAVFFVPVLYVAVSRLTFRSAQRPDLREHPAAAE; this is encoded by the coding sequence ATGTCGCAGTTCTTCATCGACCGCCCAATCTTTGCCTGGGTTATCGCGATCTTCATCACATTGGCAGGCGTTCTCGCCATTCCGCAATTGCCGGTGGCGCGCTTCCCGGAAATTGCTCCTCCGAGCGTCAGCATCTTTACGACCTACAACGGCGCGACCGTGCAAACCGTCAGCGACAGCGTCGTCACGCCGATCGAGAAGGAACTCTCGAGCGTCAAGAACGTGCTCTATTACGAATCCACCGTCGATTCGACCGGTGGGGCAAATATCTCCGTGACCTTCAAGCCCGGCACCGACCCGGAACTGGCGCAGGTTGACGTACAGAACCGCCTGAAGAATGCCGAGCAACGCCTTCCCGAGCCCGTGCGCCGCGGCGGCCTCACCGTTGAAGCAGCAGAGTCGGGCTTCTTGATGATCCTGACGCTGAAGTCGCGCAACGGCACAACGGACGAACTCACTCTCGGCGACTATATGACTCGCAACCTTGGCGAGGAATTGAAGCGTCTTCCGGGGGTGGGCCGCGTACAGCAATTCGGATCAGAGCGCGCGATGCGGATCTGGGTCGACCCCGCGAAACTAGCGGCCTATGGGTTGGCCATGGCCGACGTGACCGAGGCCATCGCCCGCGAAAACGCGCAGGTATCGCCCGGCAGGGTCGGAGACGAACCGACCATGCCGGGGACGAAGATATCGACTCCGCTGACGGTGCGGGGCCAGCTGACCACCCCTGAGGAATTCGCAGCCATCCCGCTGCGGGCGCAGGCCGATGGATCGCGTTTGCTGTTGTCGGACATCGCTCGGGTGGAATTGGGCGCACAGTCGCTGAATTTCAGCGTCACCAGCAACGGCAAACCGGCGGCGGCGGCCGCCATTCAGCTCTCATCGGGGGCGAATGCGGTGCAAACCGCGGCCGCGATCGAGCAGCGCCTGGCCGAGCTGCAGACCACAATGCCCAAGGACATGGAGGTTTCGATCTCCTACAACACAGCGCCCTTCGTGAAGGTCTCGATCGTCAAAGTGGTCCAAACGCTGATCGAGGCGATGGTGCTGGTGTTCTTCGTCATGCTCTTGTTCCTTCAAAAGATCCGCTACACGCTCATCCCGGCCATCGTGGCTCCGATCGCGCTGCTGGGCACCTTCGCCGTGATGATGGTATCGGGCTATTCGATCAACGTACTGACGATGTTCGGCATGGTCCTGGCGATAGGCATCATCGTCGACGATGCCATTGTCGTTGTTGAGAACGTCGAGCGGATCATGACCCGGCAGGGCCTGTCGCCCAAGGAAGCGACCCGTCAAGCCATGCGCGAAATCTCGGGCGCCATCGTCGGTATCACACTGGTGCTCGCGGCCGTCTTCGTGCCGATGGGCATGGCCAGCGGGTCGGTCGGTGCAATTTATCGCCAATTCACCATGTCGATGTCGATCTCCATTCTTTTATCAGCCTTCCTGGCCCTGACCCTGACGCCCGCACTCTGCGCGACGATCCTGAAGCCTGCGACGGGCCAGGCGACGAGCGGCTTCTTTGCATGGTTTAATCGCTGGTTCGGCCGGCTGACCGCTCGCTATACGGGGTGGGTCGGTTGGACCCTGCAGCGCGGCGGCCGCATGTTGTTGGTCTATGCCGCCCTGCTAATCATCGCGGGCATCGGCTATATGCGCCTGCCCACCGCCTTCGTCCCGCAGGAGGATCAGGGCAACTTCATGGCCATGTTCGAACTTCCGGCCGGCGCCACCGCCGAGCGCACGCGGGAGATTGTCGCCGCCTACGAGACGCACACCGCAACGCGTCCCGATATCGCGGGCAACATCGTGATCCTCGGCTTCGGCTTTTCCGGCTCCGGGCCTAATGCCGCGCAAGCCTTCACCAGCCTGAAAGATTGGAGCGAACGCAAGACGAGCGTGAACGAGGAGATCGCCGCAGCCGAAGCAGCGATGACCGATATTCCGGAAGGCACGGCGATGATCATGAAGCCGCCGGCGATCGAATCGCTCGGCACAACCTCTGGCTTCTCGCTGCGGCTGGAAGACCGCGCCAACAGTGGGCCGTCAGCGCTGAAGGCGGCCGAGAACCAGCTCATCGCATTGGCGGCCACGAGCAAGCTGGTGACCGATGTGACAAGCGAGGGACTGCCCGACGGCCAAAGCATCGCGCTTCAGATCGATCGTCAGAAGGCACAAGCGCTTGGAGTGCCATTTTCTGCCATCAGCGACACGATCTCCACCGCGATCGGATCGAACTATGTCAACGACTTCCCGAACCGCGGCAACCTGCAGCAGGTGATTGTCCAGGCCGACGCGTCCGCGCGGATGCGCGTCGAGGACGTGTTGCGCCTTGAAGTGCGCAATATCGATGGCGGCATGGTGCCCCTTTCCGAAGTTGTCAGCCCCGCTTGGCAGACCTCGCCCTTGCAGATGGCGCGTTACAACGGCTATCCCGCGGCGCGCATCGCGGGCTCGGCTGCACCGGGCGTCTCCAGTGGTTCGGCGATGGGTGAGATGGAGCGGCTGGCCCGGCAACTGCCGCAAGGCTTCGCGCTGGAATGGACAGGCCAATCCTTTCAGGAAAAGCAATCCGCCGCGCAGGTTCCGATGCTGTTGGCGGCCTCCATGCTGATCGTCTTCCTGGTGCTGGCGGCGCTTTACGAAAGCTGGTCGATCCCGCTGGCGGTCATGCTGATCGTGCCGCTGGGCATGCTGGGCGCCGTCATGGCCGTACTGGCGAGAGGGATGGAGAATGACGTCTTCTTCAAGGTCGGCCTCATCACCATCATCGGCCTGTCGGCCAAGAACGCGATATTGCTGGTCGAGTATGTCCGTCACCTGCGTCAACAGGGGATGGGGCGATACCGGGCGGTGCTGCAGGCTGCGCGGCTGCGGCTGAGACCGATCCTGATGACCTCGCTGGCCTTCATCCTGGGCGTCATTCCGCTCATGGTCGCGCAAGGCGCCGGGTCGGAAATCCAGAATGCCATCGGCACCGGAGTTTTCGGGGGGATGATTGCCGCGACCGTGCTCGCCGTTTTCTTCGTGCCGGTCCTTTATGTTGCCGTCAGTCGGCTGACCTTTCGATCCGCTCAGCGCCCGGACCTGCGGGAACATCCTGCCGCAGCCGAATGA
- a CDS encoding efflux RND transporter periplasmic adaptor subunit encodes MQHHSLPKLLLICTLLASALFLARWVANAGNEEQHPIEESRPQVVVSTLVPENVMLLDELPGRVAAYHRVEIRPQVGGIIRRRLVEMGARVSKGQILFEIDTAPLTADLETAEAGLERATAAEAHAQRGLERADQLLSKNATSREKNENARSELAAARANLNEARAIVERRRLDLEFATIRSPISGYVGATLADEGGLAAPTSERALAVVQDIDRLYVDLRLPAARLDALQRAADDGLGPIEILSAQGASHPRPGLLKFSDVIVDPGTGNASVRAEVENPGLSLLPGMYVRARLPRGLLPKALLVPTDAVQRTSAAGAQVVVVDANGRAERRTVQLGDAIGGRVVVTSGLTAGEIIAVRGQDKALDGMAVHAIPASQPSASIAGKS; translated from the coding sequence ATGCAGCATCATTCACTTCCGAAACTGCTCCTTATCTGTACCCTTCTTGCATCGGCATTGTTCCTTGCCCGTTGGGTCGCAAATGCTGGGAACGAGGAACAACATCCCATTGAGGAAAGCCGGCCCCAGGTAGTGGTAAGCACGCTCGTGCCCGAAAATGTGATGCTTCTCGACGAACTTCCCGGCCGCGTCGCGGCATACCACAGGGTCGAAATCCGGCCGCAGGTGGGAGGTATTATTAGAAGACGGCTTGTCGAAATGGGGGCGCGCGTCTCGAAGGGGCAGATTCTGTTCGAAATCGACACCGCGCCTTTGACCGCCGATCTGGAAACGGCGGAAGCCGGGTTGGAACGCGCTACGGCGGCGGAAGCGCATGCTCAGCGCGGCCTGGAACGGGCAGATCAGCTGCTGTCCAAGAACGCGACCAGTCGCGAGAAGAACGAGAATGCCCGCAGTGAACTTGCAGCCGCGCGGGCCAACCTTAACGAAGCGCGAGCCATCGTCGAAAGGCGGAGACTGGACCTCGAATTCGCCACCATTCGCTCACCCATCTCGGGCTATGTGGGCGCCACGCTGGCGGATGAAGGCGGGCTGGCTGCCCCGACATCGGAACGGGCGCTGGCTGTCGTGCAGGATATAGACCGCCTGTATGTCGATCTACGCCTGCCGGCCGCCCGGCTTGACGCCCTCCAGCGCGCTGCCGATGACGGGCTTGGCCCAATCGAAATCTTGAGCGCGCAGGGCGCGTCCCATCCCCGGCCGGGTCTGTTGAAATTTTCCGATGTCATCGTCGATCCGGGTACCGGCAATGCTTCGGTCCGAGCCGAAGTGGAGAACCCCGGTCTGTCACTGCTACCGGGCATGTATGTTCGCGCCAGACTGCCGCGCGGCCTGCTTCCGAAGGCGCTTTTGGTGCCGACGGATGCGGTGCAGAGAACAAGCGCCGCTGGAGCGCAGGTCGTGGTCGTGGATGCGAACGGCCGGGCCGAACGACGCACTGTGCAACTGGGCGATGCGATCGGAGGGCGCGTCGTCGTTACCTCTGGCCTGACCGCGGGCGAAATCATTGCCGTGCGCGGGCAGGACAAGGCTCTGGATGGCATGGCCGTGCACGCGATTCCGGCCTCGCAGCCCTCCGCCAGCATCGCAGGCAAGTCGTAA
- a CDS encoding ROK family transcriptional regulator: MKLKGDQSTSRALNRRLILNLLRQEGPKSRAEIATITGLSPAAVTFVIADLIEEGHVAEGKAVPGLSGRRPIPVEINYANGLAIGFKLMVGSVECVVTDLATNPLASCRLSLGDNEPENVATTLAEAVPELVKAAGRPHARLAGIGVSMPGVIDNGQAICVRSFRFKWNNVPFASMVAQKVKVPVWLEDDTNAYAIAQQLFGPGRQHRNMAVLAIGVGISCAVIVDGKLYRGAHGAAGKFGHTLHEENGRLCECGKRGCLMAYYSEPAMLRTWREATKRDDRHSLSDMLRSAKAGEAEVGKILSDAGAGIGKALANLVNITDPEVIVVGGEAVSFGDALFGPLEASMAARTFFASPPLLLDWEDNSWARGAAALVTQKFFDFETADGTTGMSEPATPAYFS, from the coding sequence GTGAAGCTGAAAGGCGACCAGAGCACTTCGCGGGCCCTCAACCGGCGGCTCATCCTGAACCTTCTGCGGCAAGAAGGGCCGAAAAGCCGCGCCGAGATCGCGACGATCACCGGCCTCAGCCCAGCGGCCGTCACCTTCGTCATTGCCGACCTGATCGAGGAAGGACATGTCGCCGAAGGCAAGGCGGTGCCCGGGCTTTCGGGCCGGCGCCCCATACCCGTCGAGATCAATTACGCCAACGGGTTGGCGATCGGCTTCAAGCTGATGGTCGGCTCGGTCGAATGCGTCGTCACCGATCTTGCGACCAACCCGCTTGCCTCCTGCCGCTTGTCCCTTGGCGACAACGAGCCGGAAAATGTTGCGACGACGCTGGCCGAAGCCGTGCCTGAGCTCGTCAAGGCCGCAGGGCGTCCCCACGCGCGATTGGCGGGAATTGGTGTTTCCATGCCCGGCGTCATCGACAACGGCCAGGCCATCTGCGTGCGCAGCTTTCGCTTCAAGTGGAACAATGTACCCTTCGCATCGATGGTCGCGCAAAAGGTCAAGGTACCGGTCTGGCTCGAGGACGACACGAATGCCTATGCCATCGCCCAACAGCTCTTTGGCCCGGGAAGGCAGCATCGCAATATGGCCGTGCTTGCGATCGGCGTCGGCATCAGCTGCGCCGTCATCGTCGATGGAAAACTCTACCGCGGCGCCCATGGAGCAGCCGGCAAATTCGGTCATACCTTGCATGAGGAGAATGGCCGGCTTTGCGAATGCGGCAAGCGTGGCTGCCTGATGGCCTATTATTCCGAACCCGCCATGCTTCGCACATGGCGCGAGGCGACGAAGCGCGATGACCGCCATAGCCTATCCGACATGCTGCGGTCGGCGAAGGCGGGAGAGGCAGAGGTCGGCAAGATCCTGAGCGACGCAGGCGCCGGGATCGGCAAGGCGCTCGCCAATCTCGTCAACATCACCGACCCCGAAGTCATCGTCGTCGGAGGCGAGGCGGTTTCGTTCGGCGATGCCCTTTTCGGTCCCCTGGAAGCCAGCATGGCGGCCCGCACCTTTTTCGCCTCTCCGCCTCTCCTGCTCGATTGGGAAGACAACTCCTGGGCACGCGGCGCCGCCGCCCTCGTCACTCAGAAATTTTTCGACTTCGAGACGGCGGACGGAACAACCGGAATGAGCGAACCGGCCACGCCAGCCTATTTCTCATGA